One Pelobates fuscus isolate aPelFus1 chromosome 8, aPelFus1.pri, whole genome shotgun sequence genomic window carries:
- the LOC134570642 gene encoding uncharacterized protein LOC134570642: MVGIVPKKDAPGVDFCGVDQYYYIVRSDLGCYMRASNFNKGEGLVVYSLHPSCRNGDHYLAYEDDLFYIIKGTNYRRVKNMNTDEGAVVYSLHPSCRGGDHYLSAFGHMYIIDQSRGVYRKTRNMNTYESGVEYTLHPNCRNGLYYFGVKNYYYFLKPHDEWGAQYYRCTNFNKDENGESFSIHPTVANFLPGGLALIQGPSFGVWECIKTITNDSQSPITWTNKINKKVGYTKEKMSSIEHTWNVSATVSAETGGLSASIVKSQFSLTASYGGKSVNTDRENWNEVTETEETISLTVKPNEKIYVWQYKLGLGKEAVLFCRDMKFDDDPKPPTENPLPPAN; encoded by the coding sequence ATGGTTGGGATCGTTCCCAAGAAGGATGCCCCAGGAGTGGACTTTTGTGGTGTTGATCAATATTACTACATTGTCCGATCTGACCTTGGCTGCTACATGCGAGCTTCAAACTTCAACAAGGGTGAAGGTTTAGTGGTCTACAGTCTGCATCCCTCTTGTAGAAATGGAGACCATTACCTGGCATATGAAGACGACCTATTCTATATCATTAAGGGCACAAATTATCGCCGTGTGAAAAACATGAACACAGATGAAGGTGCTGTAGTCTACTCTCTACATCCCAGCTGCCGGGGCGGTGATCACTATCTCTCTGCCTTCGGTCACATGTACATCATCGACCAGAGTCGAGGGGTTTATCGTAAAACTAGAAATATGAACACATACGAGAGTGGTGTGGAATACACACTCCATCCCAACTGCAGGAATGGGCTCTACTACTTTGGTGTCAAAAACTACTATTACTTTCTGAAGCCTCATGATGAATGGGGGGCTCAGTATTACAGATGCACCAACTTCAACAAGGATGAGAATGGTGAGTCCTTTTCCATACATCCCACTGTCGCAAACTTCCTCCCTGGAGGCTTGGCCCTTATTCAGGGTCCCTCATTTGGTGTCTGGGAGTGCATCAAAACCATCACCAATGACTCGCAGTCTCCGATCACCTGGACAAACAAGATCAACAAGAAGGTTGGCTACACAAAGGAGAAGATGTCCTCCATAGAACATACCTGGAACGTGTCAGCCACAGTGTCTGCAGAGACGGGAGGTCTGAGTGCCAGTATCGTAAAGAGCCAGTTCTCTCTCACTGCTTCATACGGGGGGAAGAGTGTCAACACAGACAGAGAGAACTGGAATGAGGTAACGGAAACTGAGGAAACCATAAGCCTGACCGTGAAGCCCAATGAGAAGATCTATGTTTGGCAGTACAAACTGGGTCTGGGTAAAGAAGCTGTGCTGTTCTGCAGGGATATGAAGTTTGATGATGATCCAAAACCACCAACTGAGAATCCTCTACCACCAGCTAACTAG